A stretch of Aerococcus christensenii DNA encodes these proteins:
- a CDS encoding Tex family protein yields MSEQFIQQVHDRLKEYRVDQIQAVISMLEAGDTVPFIARYRKEKTGALDEVAIQKIKETHQYVENLEERRQSILKSIDSQGKLTSDLKKNIEASTVLQTLEDLYAPYKKKRRTKATQAKEAGLEPLAEWLYACPTEGNVHQKAETFINEKISSGDEALAGAHEIICEWISENVTFLEHVRTFVFEKGSLVSKKRAKAEDDQETYAVYYDFEEKLKRLKPYQVLAINRAEKEKIVTVSLEIDEFPLAAYLVKEIIKGRPVSTGQLQDAIQDSLERFLLPQAFRYVRSQLNEQAEDSAISTFSTNLEHLLMQQPLKRKVVLGWDPAYRTGCKLAILSPTGQVLDKTVVYPTPPKKDKEGAKKILKDLISKYGIDVIAIGNGTASRESEEFVASFIKEEGLQCTYTIVSESGASVYSASPIAREEFPDYNVEERSAVSIGRRLQDPLAELVKINPQAIGVGQYQHDVSQSKLSDQLDFIVELVVNRVGVDVNTASASLLAHVSGLSKNVAKNLLAYRNEQGKFTNREEFLKVPRLGPKAYEQAAGFLRIREGDNPLDSTGIHPESYPVTLELFEEAGYAIESLHQAEVKQWIKSWNLEALATSHEVGLETLTDIQTALLSPGRDPREEISGPILRQDVMSMEDLKEGMCLQGTVRNVVDFGAFVDIGVKQDGLVHISRLSEKYITDPKDVVSVGDIVEVWVVQIDKNKGRIWLSMIGPKA; encoded by the coding sequence ATGTCTGAACAATTCATTCAGCAAGTGCATGATCGCTTGAAGGAATATCGAGTAGATCAGATACAAGCCGTTATTTCTATGTTAGAAGCTGGGGACACTGTGCCTTTTATTGCGCGTTACCGTAAGGAAAAAACAGGAGCTTTGGATGAAGTCGCTATTCAAAAGATTAAAGAGACGCATCAATATGTAGAGAATTTGGAAGAAAGACGCCAAAGCATTCTAAAGTCTATTGACAGTCAAGGCAAATTAACTTCTGATTTGAAGAAAAATATTGAAGCAAGCACTGTCTTACAAACCCTAGAAGACCTCTATGCACCGTATAAAAAGAAAAGACGGACGAAGGCTACTCAAGCCAAAGAAGCGGGCTTAGAGCCTTTAGCAGAATGGTTGTATGCTTGTCCTACAGAGGGAAATGTCCACCAAAAGGCGGAAACATTCATTAATGAAAAGATTAGCAGTGGAGATGAAGCACTGGCTGGAGCCCATGAAATTATTTGTGAATGGATTTCGGAAAATGTGACTTTCTTAGAGCATGTCCGGACTTTTGTGTTTGAAAAGGGAAGTTTAGTCTCTAAAAAACGGGCGAAGGCAGAAGATGATCAGGAAACTTATGCTGTTTATTATGATTTTGAAGAAAAATTAAAACGACTAAAGCCTTATCAAGTCTTGGCCATTAACCGTGCAGAAAAAGAAAAAATCGTCACAGTATCCTTAGAGATTGATGAATTTCCTTTAGCTGCTTACTTAGTGAAAGAGATTATAAAGGGGAGACCGGTCTCTACTGGCCAATTACAAGATGCTATTCAAGATAGCTTAGAACGCTTCTTACTTCCTCAAGCCTTTCGGTATGTAAGAAGTCAATTGAACGAACAAGCTGAGGACTCGGCCATTTCTACATTTTCTACGAATTTAGAGCACCTCTTAATGCAACAACCTCTCAAAAGGAAAGTAGTATTAGGGTGGGATCCTGCCTATCGAACAGGATGTAAATTAGCTATATTAAGTCCAACAGGGCAAGTCTTGGATAAGACGGTTGTTTATCCAACCCCTCCTAAAAAAGATAAGGAAGGCGCTAAAAAGATCTTAAAAGATCTCATTTCAAAGTATGGAATAGACGTGATTGCTATTGGAAATGGGACAGCTAGTCGAGAATCAGAAGAATTTGTGGCTTCCTTTATTAAGGAAGAAGGTCTCCAATGCACCTACACGATTGTAAGTGAGAGTGGGGCTTCCGTGTACTCGGCAAGTCCGATCGCTAGAGAAGAATTTCCAGATTATAATGTAGAAGAACGTTCAGCTGTAAGTATTGGTCGACGGCTTCAAGATCCTTTGGCAGAATTAGTCAAAATTAATCCGCAAGCTATCGGAGTTGGTCAATACCAACACGATGTGAGCCAAAGTAAGTTGAGCGATCAATTGGACTTTATTGTGGAATTAGTGGTTAACCGAGTAGGAGTTGATGTGAATACAGCGAGTGCTTCTCTATTGGCTCATGTGTCAGGCCTCAGCAAAAATGTAGCCAAAAACCTTTTAGCTTATCGAAATGAACAAGGAAAATTTACCAATCGGGAGGAATTCCTGAAAGTTCCTCGCTTAGGTCCAAAAGCTTATGAACAAGCGGCTGGCTTTTTAAGAATTCGAGAAGGAGACAATCCTTTAGATAGTACAGGAATTCACCCAGAGTCTTATCCAGTGACCTTGGAATTGTTTGAAGAAGCGGGATATGCGATTGAATCCCTCCATCAAGCAGAGGTGAAACAATGGATCAAGTCTTGGAATTTAGAAGCTTTGGCAACGTCCCATGAGGTAGGATTAGAGACTTTAACGGATATTCAAACCGCTTTATTGAGTCCAGGAAGGGATCCGCGAGAAGAAATTAGTGGTCCTATCTTACGTCAAGATGTTATGTCAATGGAAGACCTTAAAGAAGGCATGTGCTTACAAGGTACGGTACGTAATGTGGTAGATTTTGGAGCTTTCGTGGATATTGGTGTCAAGCAAGATGGTTTGGTCCATATCTCTCGTTTAAGTGAAAAATATATTACAGATCCTAAAGATGTGGTGAGTGTAGGAGACATTGTAGAGGTATGGGTTGTCCAAATTGACAAGAATAAGGGAAGAATTTGGCTATCTATGATTGGACCAAAAGCCTAA
- a CDS encoding SprT family protein — MLSSKIPFSEEELKELVKEVSLRDFKRVFVHEVSWNRRLRTTGGRFIVKSLRLEFNPKVFAAFSREVGLGIIRHELCHYHLYLQKKPYQHRSSDFRRLLQEVGGLRYTPALKEEVPYIYECQRCGQIYPRQRRINIKKYRCGHCQGPLHCKKNTRNSYSIS, encoded by the coding sequence ATGCTTTCTTCAAAAATCCCGTTTAGTGAAGAAGAGTTAAAAGAACTGGTTAAAGAGGTTTCTCTTAGAGATTTTAAGCGAGTTTTTGTACATGAAGTTTCGTGGAATCGTCGATTAAGGACAACGGGAGGGCGCTTCATTGTAAAAAGTTTGCGCTTGGAATTTAATCCTAAAGTTTTTGCGGCCTTCTCTAGAGAAGTGGGCTTAGGGATTATTCGCCATGAACTCTGTCACTATCATCTCTATCTTCAAAAAAAACCTTACCAGCATCGTTCTTCTGATTTTAGACGGTTACTTCAAGAAGTAGGGGGATTAAGATATACGCCTGCTTTAAAAGAAGAAGTACCTTATATTTATGAATGTCAGAGGTGCGGTCAAATCTATCCTAGACAGAGACGTATCAATATCAAAAAGTACAGATGTGGGCATTGTCAAGGTCCATTGCATTGCAAAAAGAATACAAGAAATAGTTATTCTATTAGTTAA
- a CDS encoding LysR family transcriptional regulator: MDIRQLRYFLTVSQEHSFSAAAKKLFVTQPTLSTAIKKLEDDLNHPLFFKEKNTLTLTPAGKMLNERGGKLLLEFDKLTEDVQHYGENQKTYIRLGMTTVFARKFMPLISQFLITHQNCDITLRQGGSPELQRALTNNEIDLGIISFPKFEKNIDLEPINNLSYHICVVVPYKHPLSQETVIYTDQLKGQRFASFSKKYTLGKHLEYLAKAANFTPNIVYSGDNISVLLNSLEDMNAISLMAIEYKSFVKCSNNLHWIPLIDPYSQIQIGLAHTKHFFMTDSIRELINILHSNKL; this comes from the coding sequence ATGGATATTCGTCAACTACGCTATTTTTTAACGGTTAGCCAAGAACACAGTTTTTCCGCAGCTGCTAAAAAGCTTTTTGTGACTCAGCCTACTTTATCTACCGCTATTAAAAAATTGGAAGATGACCTTAACCATCCTTTATTCTTCAAAGAAAAGAACACCCTTACGCTTACACCCGCTGGTAAAATGCTAAACGAACGTGGTGGCAAACTTCTCTTAGAGTTTGATAAATTGACTGAGGATGTCCAACATTACGGAGAGAACCAAAAAACATATATTCGTCTAGGAATGACTACTGTCTTCGCTAGAAAATTCATGCCTTTAATTTCTCAATTCCTCATCACCCATCAAAACTGCGATATCACCCTTAGACAAGGCGGTTCTCCTGAACTTCAACGTGCCTTGACTAATAATGAGATAGATCTTGGAATTATTTCCTTTCCAAAATTTGAAAAAAACATTGATCTCGAACCTATTAATAATCTTTCATATCACATTTGTGTGGTTGTTCCTTACAAGCATCCTCTCTCTCAAGAAACAGTCATCTACACCGATCAACTCAAAGGCCAACGTTTCGCTAGTTTCTCTAAAAAGTATACGCTGGGGAAGCACCTAGAATATTTAGCTAAAGCTGCTAATTTCACTCCTAACATTGTTTATTCTGGTGACAATATTTCTGTCCTTCTGAATAGCTTAGAAGATATGAATGCAATCTCCCTTATGGCTATCGAATACAAGTCCTTTGTGAAATGCTCAAACAATCTTCATTGGATCCCTCTCATCGATCCGTATTCTCAAATTCAGATCGGATTAGCCCACACTAAACACTTTTTTATGACAGATTCCATCCGAGAACTTATCAATATACTACATTCTAATAAATTATGA
- a CDS encoding phosphate acyltransferase: MIKIAVACGAREEILHVVRAAKAENNEIEFHVFDDKENCAEDGVWIYHPCENEADAVTQAVTWADNGQADILMKGNVKTHTLLKEVLKKDYHLKTQAVLSHVTFVKIPKRNQPFLLTDAGMNLQPTEDQLFEIARNAIHIAHLLGLDKPKVALISSAENINPKMISSVLAVNLKERLQEEDAIVEGPLSFDLALSPKSVERKGYQGKVMGDADIIVVPTIDVGNVIYKSLLLFGDAELGGVIAGTKVPIVITSRSDSSSSKLQALTFAIQQVIGGRSDDNVK, encoded by the coding sequence ATGATTAAGATCGCAGTTGCGTGTGGAGCTAGAGAAGAAATCCTTCATGTGGTTCGAGCAGCAAAGGCGGAAAATAATGAAATTGAATTTCATGTATTTGACGACAAAGAAAATTGTGCAGAAGATGGCGTATGGATTTATCATCCTTGTGAAAATGAAGCGGATGCTGTGACTCAAGCGGTGACATGGGCAGATAATGGACAAGCTGATATCTTAATGAAAGGTAACGTTAAGACCCATACCCTCTTAAAAGAAGTTTTGAAGAAAGATTACCACTTAAAGACGCAAGCGGTACTTTCCCATGTAACTTTTGTGAAAATTCCAAAACGTAATCAGCCTTTTTTATTGACGGATGCGGGAATGAATCTTCAACCAACAGAGGATCAATTATTTGAAATTGCTAGAAACGCTATTCACATCGCACATTTATTAGGATTAGATAAACCAAAAGTTGCTCTTATTTCATCAGCTGAGAATATTAATCCTAAGATGATTTCTTCTGTACTTGCTGTGAATCTTAAAGAAAGGCTTCAAGAAGAAGACGCTATTGTTGAAGGTCCACTTTCATTCGATTTGGCACTTTCACCAAAGTCTGTTGAGCGAAAAGGTTATCAAGGCAAGGTAATGGGAGATGCAGATATTATTGTTGTTCCTACGATTGATGTAGGAAATGTTATTTACAAGTCCTTGTTATTATTCGGGGATGCAGAATTAGGCGGAGTGATTGCAGGAACTAAGGTTCCTATTGTTATTACGAGTCGAAGCGATTCATCCAGCAGTAAATTACAAGCACTAACCTTTGCTATTCAACAGGTTATAGGAGGGAGAAGTGATGACAACGTTAAGTAG
- the buk gene encoding butyrate kinase, which translates to MTTLSREYVLAINPGSTSTKLAIFKEGQKQEEVIRHPVTELQKFRQIRDQIDYRKEIIEDFLEKANFDGNKCAAVVGRGGLLQPVEGGTYSVNEAMLEDLKEERYGAHASNLGAMIAAPLAQRWGCPAYIVDPVVVDELNPIARISGLAGIQRRSVGHVLNQRSVARKAIEQLGKTYSESRLIVAHMGGGISIGVHDHGRIIEMVNGIDGEGPYSPERPGSLPLADFAKKIVTEKLSKPEIRRLLAGDGGLKSYLGETDLRKLVEEMENGDERVRYYLDGMSYQLKQSIGSMAAVLDGNVDAIVLTGGIMYADYIREKLQKDLSWIAPVLAFPGEREMEALYEGAIRVLNGEEEAKTYQVNREGAIE; encoded by the coding sequence ATGACAACGTTAAGTAGAGAATATGTGTTAGCCATTAACCCAGGATCTACCTCTACAAAATTAGCAATTTTTAAAGAGGGACAAAAGCAAGAAGAAGTGATTCGTCATCCGGTAACGGAATTACAAAAATTTCGGCAAATTAGAGATCAAATCGATTACCGAAAAGAAATCATTGAAGATTTCCTTGAAAAAGCTAATTTTGATGGGAATAAATGCGCGGCAGTTGTTGGTCGAGGAGGATTACTCCAACCTGTAGAAGGAGGGACTTACTCAGTCAATGAAGCCATGTTAGAAGATCTCAAGGAAGAGCGCTACGGAGCGCATGCAAGTAACCTTGGTGCTATGATCGCTGCTCCTCTTGCCCAAAGATGGGGATGCCCTGCATATATTGTGGACCCAGTTGTAGTGGATGAATTGAATCCTATTGCAAGAATTAGTGGCTTAGCAGGAATTCAAAGACGCAGTGTTGGTCATGTTTTAAATCAACGCTCAGTAGCTAGAAAAGCTATTGAACAGTTAGGAAAAACCTACTCAGAAAGTCGCTTAATCGTGGCTCATATGGGAGGGGGCATCAGTATTGGTGTTCATGACCATGGTCGAATTATTGAAATGGTAAATGGAATTGATGGAGAAGGGCCATATAGCCCAGAACGCCCAGGTAGTCTTCCATTGGCTGATTTTGCTAAAAAGATAGTAACCGAAAAACTTTCAAAACCTGAAATTCGTCGTCTTCTTGCAGGAGATGGGGGATTGAAATCTTATCTAGGCGAAACCGATCTTAGAAAATTGGTTGAAGAAATGGAAAATGGAGATGAACGTGTTCGCTATTACTTAGATGGAATGAGCTATCAATTGAAGCAATCTATCGGGAGTATGGCAGCAGTCTTGGATGGAAATGTAGATGCTATTGTTTTAACAGGTGGCATTATGTATGCAGATTACATCCGTGAGAAACTCCAAAAAGATCTATCGTGGATAGCTCCTGTGTTAGCTTTCCCTGGTGAAAGGGAAATGGAAGCTCTGTATGAAGGAGCAATTAGAGTGCTAAACGGTGAAGAAGAGGCGAAAACTTATCAGGTAAATAGGGAAGGAGCGATAGAATGA
- the lpdA gene encoding dihydrolipoyl dehydrogenase, with protein MITTDLVVLGGGPAGYVAAIQAAKLGKEVILVEEDLMGGTCLNRGCIPTKALLQSASVKHDIDHADEFGFSLKSDYEINFATIQARKEKIVSNLRNGVSALMKKNKIKVLHGKGAVMGPSIFSPVSGTVTVTYEDPSKEETVIVPKNLIIATGSRVKSLPNLKIDEENILSSTGMLEISELPKTVAVIGGGVIGVEFASFLNRMGSKVTVIEYADRLVINESPSISQELKRAFEGDGICVKTSAKVQKAEVVNGGVAVSVEGEAKPEIFDKVLVAVGREPNIDNIGLINTSIKFDKKGIQVNKHYQTAESHIYAIGDAIPTLQLAHVGMAEGKIAVEHLVNNCQDTLDYVSMPRCTYTSPEIASVGYTQADIPEGMKVKVGKFPFTSNGKGMIAGAKGGFVEVLRNEENDDLLGISIIGPHATEMISEGSLARYVNASAHELGEVVHPHPTLSEAIQEAALDSYKMAIHK; from the coding sequence ATGATTACAACAGATTTAGTCGTTTTAGGAGGAGGTCCAGCTGGTTATGTCGCAGCTATACAAGCTGCAAAATTAGGAAAAGAAGTCATTTTAGTTGAAGAAGATTTGATGGGGGGAACCTGCTTAAATAGGGGATGTATTCCTACAAAAGCCTTGCTTCAAAGTGCTTCAGTCAAACATGACATTGACCATGCAGACGAATTTGGTTTCTCTTTGAAATCCGATTACGAAATTAACTTTGCGACTATTCAAGCAAGAAAAGAGAAGATTGTTTCCAATCTTCGCAACGGGGTTTCAGCTCTCATGAAGAAGAATAAAATTAAAGTCCTTCATGGGAAAGGCGCAGTCATGGGACCATCCATATTCTCACCTGTTTCAGGAACTGTAACGGTGACATATGAAGATCCTTCGAAAGAAGAAACTGTGATTGTTCCTAAGAATTTGATTATCGCCACAGGTTCTCGAGTAAAATCCCTTCCTAATTTAAAAATTGATGAAGAAAACATTCTTAGTTCAACGGGAATGTTAGAAATTAGTGAACTTCCTAAGACAGTAGCTGTTATCGGAGGAGGAGTAATCGGCGTAGAATTTGCGTCTTTCCTCAATCGCATGGGAAGTAAAGTAACCGTCATTGAATATGCTGATCGTTTGGTCATTAATGAAAGTCCTTCGATTAGTCAAGAACTCAAACGTGCCTTTGAAGGTGATGGAATATGTGTAAAGACCTCCGCTAAAGTCCAAAAAGCAGAAGTTGTTAATGGCGGGGTTGCAGTAAGCGTTGAAGGAGAAGCAAAACCTGAAATCTTTGATAAAGTTTTAGTAGCGGTAGGACGTGAACCGAATATTGATAATATCGGTTTGATAAATACTTCTATCAAGTTTGATAAGAAGGGAATTCAAGTCAATAAACACTATCAAACCGCTGAAAGTCACATTTATGCGATCGGAGATGCTATTCCTACTCTCCAATTGGCACATGTCGGAATGGCTGAAGGAAAGATCGCGGTAGAGCACTTGGTTAATAACTGTCAAGACACTCTAGATTATGTTTCTATGCCAAGATGTACCTATACTTCACCAGAAATAGCAAGTGTAGGGTATACCCAAGCCGATATTCCAGAAGGCATGAAGGTCAAAGTGGGTAAATTCCCATTCACCAGCAATGGTAAGGGGATGATCGCAGGTGCCAAAGGTGGCTTTGTGGAAGTTCTCAGAAATGAAGAAAATGATGACTTACTAGGAATTAGCATTATTGGACCTCATGCAACAGAAATGATCAGTGAAGGTTCATTGGCAAGATACGTCAATGCCTCCGCTCATGAATTAGGAGAAGTTGTTCATCCGCATCCAACGCTCAGTGAAGCGATTCAAGAAGCGGCCTTAGATTCTTACAAAATGGCAATACATAAATAA
- a CDS encoding thiamine pyrophosphate-dependent dehydrogenase E1 component subunit alpha, with protein sequence MEKLKTSGLSREEIIEAFRLVLETRIVDDRYWQLTRIGKTSFNISGKGHEVGQVAMGLAFDPKKDYFNPYYRDLGAVLAWGMTPKDCLMATFAKDADPNSHGRQMPNHYGSKEHNIVSHSSPVSTQYPLASGMALAAKLNKEDSLVLVVTGDGSFGQGECAEAMNIAGVMKLPVIFVVENNGYAISVPNKGEYSSETLAIRGEAYGFPGVRVDGCDFAATYLAFKKAVEYGRSGKGPYLIEMMVERMTSHSSDDDQTVYRSKEELAEVEADDPVEKMCKQMIDEGYLTAEEIEKMKEEIRALVNKATDEAEAMPDPTPESLYEQVYAD encoded by the coding sequence ATGGAAAAGTTAAAAACATCTGGTTTATCACGAGAAGAGATTATCGAAGCTTTTCGATTGGTTCTTGAAACGAGAATTGTCGATGATCGTTATTGGCAATTAACTCGTATCGGGAAAACTTCCTTTAACATTTCAGGGAAGGGGCATGAAGTAGGTCAAGTAGCTATGGGATTAGCATTTGATCCTAAGAAAGACTACTTTAACCCTTACTATCGTGATTTAGGAGCAGTGCTTGCTTGGGGGATGACACCAAAAGACTGCTTAATGGCAACATTTGCTAAAGATGCAGATCCTAACTCTCATGGACGTCAAATGCCTAACCACTATGGGTCAAAGGAACACAATATTGTGAGTCATTCTTCCCCAGTAAGTACCCAATATCCTCTAGCAAGTGGGATGGCTTTAGCTGCCAAATTAAATAAAGAAGACAGCTTAGTATTAGTAGTCACAGGGGACGGTTCTTTCGGACAAGGAGAATGTGCAGAAGCAATGAACATTGCTGGGGTTATGAAATTACCAGTAATCTTCGTTGTAGAAAACAACGGATATGCCATTTCTGTTCCAAATAAAGGAGAATATTCTTCTGAAACCTTAGCTATTCGTGGTGAAGCTTATGGCTTCCCTGGAGTTCGTGTAGATGGTTGTGACTTTGCAGCGACCTACCTTGCCTTCAAGAAAGCGGTTGAATATGGACGTTCTGGTAAAGGTCCTTACTTAATTGAAATGATGGTAGAACGTATGACTAGCCACTCCAGTGACGATGATCAAACCGTATACCGTTCAAAAGAAGAATTAGCTGAAGTAGAAGCCGATGACCCTGTTGAAAAGATGTGTAAGCAAATGATTGACGAAGGGTATCTCACAGCTGAAGAAATTGAAAAGATGAAAGAAGAGATTCGTGCTCTTGTCAATAAAGCGACAGATGAAGCGGAAGCAATGCCTGACCCTACACCAGAATCACTTTATGAACAAGTTTATGCAGACTAA
- a CDS encoding alpha-ketoacid dehydrogenase subunit beta: protein MTEMTYLQAINRGIDEEMARDDKVVIFGEDVGGVKGGVFGISKGLAEKYGDDRCFNSPLTEIAIGGLAVGLGLRGYRAIGEFQFADYILPAVNQICSEAARMRYRTKGDWTTPIVFRAPYGGGVRGGFYHSQSSEKVFAGQPGLRVVTPSTVYDAKGMIKSAIRSDDPVLFYEHKRLYRLLKEDIPEEEYTVPIDKANVVREGDDMTVIGYGLVLHHALKAAERLAEEDGIETEVVDVRSLYPLDRETLVNAAKKTGKVLLISEDNEEGAVINDIAAIIAEEALFDLDAPIKRLAGPNVPAMGYAINLEREFLVNEERVYDAMKELSEF from the coding sequence ATGACAGAGATGACTTATTTACAAGCCATTAATCGCGGTATTGATGAGGAAATGGCACGCGATGACAAAGTGGTCATTTTCGGTGAAGACGTTGGTGGCGTTAAAGGTGGGGTTTTCGGGATCAGTAAAGGATTAGCTGAAAAATATGGCGATGACCGCTGCTTTAATAGTCCGTTAACAGAAATCGCTATCGGAGGATTGGCTGTTGGTTTAGGTTTACGTGGTTATCGTGCAATTGGTGAATTCCAATTTGCGGACTATATTTTACCTGCTGTTAACCAGATTTGTTCAGAAGCTGCACGTATGCGTTATCGGACAAAAGGAGACTGGACCACTCCAATTGTTTTCCGTGCTCCTTATGGTGGTGGGGTTCGTGGTGGATTCTATCACTCCCAATCATCAGAAAAAGTCTTTGCAGGACAACCAGGTCTTCGCGTTGTAACACCATCTACAGTTTATGATGCCAAAGGTATGATTAAATCAGCTATTCGGTCAGATGACCCAGTATTGTTCTATGAGCACAAGCGCCTCTATCGGTTACTCAAGGAAGATATTCCTGAAGAAGAATACACTGTTCCAATTGACAAAGCAAATGTTGTTCGTGAAGGGGATGACATGACGGTTATCGGCTATGGCTTAGTTCTTCATCACGCTCTTAAAGCTGCAGAACGTTTAGCTGAAGAAGATGGTATTGAAACAGAAGTCGTAGACGTTCGTTCCCTTTACCCACTTGACCGAGAAACTTTAGTTAATGCTGCAAAGAAGACAGGAAAAGTTCTCTTAATCAGTGAAGACAACGAAGAAGGTGCTGTTATCAATGATATCGCAGCTATCATCGCTGAAGAAGCCTTGTTCGATTTAGATGCTCCAATTAAACGTTTAGCAGGTCCAAATGTGCCAGCAATGGGTTATGCAATTAATCTTGAACGTGAATTCTTAGTAAATGAAGAACGCGTTTATGACGCAATGAAAGAATTATCAGAATTCTAG
- a CDS encoding dihydrolipoamide acetyltransferase family protein: protein MAIKEIIMPALGESVHEATITYWKVKPGQSIEKYDVLAEVMSDKVTTEIPSEYSGTITELLVKEDEEVAIGTPILKIDVGGDAAPEPEDKAAAPKPAAEPAKAAEKPKKPASTNTTYSPSVVKLASEKGVDLKEVVGTGSGGRITKKDVLAYAEKAKAASAPAATSAGKAPANEGGGRFSPAVVKLANERGIDLNQVQGTGSHGRITRQDVLNFQPGAVQEVAPAATSAPAAPVADQPAPAACQSQVCGNDEVVTPSPIRKAIAKHMVESYTQIPHAWLRVEVDVTNIVRLRKAEKDKYKATEGCSLTYLPFFIKAVTQSLKKHPSFNASWQADNTVVYHKDINISIAVANGDTLYVPVIHQADNFSISGLAKEIARLSTAVREGKASGADMKGGTFTVNNTGSFGSTASMGIINAPQVAILQVESIRKQMIPTKDGGFKVADMVNLCLSIDHRLLDGLAAGQFLSDIKASLAAFDSPTDIY from the coding sequence ATGGCCATAAAAGAGATCATTATGCCAGCTTTGGGGGAAAGCGTCCACGAAGCAACGATTACCTATTGGAAAGTTAAACCTGGCCAATCGATTGAAAAATACGATGTTTTAGCAGAGGTTATGTCCGATAAGGTAACAACTGAAATTCCTTCAGAATATAGCGGAACGATTACAGAACTGTTGGTAAAAGAAGATGAAGAAGTAGCCATTGGTACACCTATTTTGAAGATTGATGTAGGTGGAGATGCAGCTCCTGAGCCTGAAGATAAGGCCGCAGCTCCAAAACCAGCAGCTGAACCAGCTAAAGCGGCAGAAAAACCTAAGAAACCAGCATCTACAAATACCACTTATTCACCATCTGTTGTTAAGTTAGCGAGTGAAAAAGGGGTAGATTTGAAAGAAGTTGTTGGAACAGGTTCAGGTGGACGAATCACCAAGAAAGATGTTCTTGCTTATGCAGAAAAAGCAAAAGCAGCCTCTGCTCCTGCGGCAACTTCAGCAGGAAAAGCACCAGCAAATGAGGGTGGCGGACGCTTCTCACCAGCTGTGGTGAAATTAGCAAATGAACGTGGCATTGACCTCAATCAGGTCCAAGGAACTGGATCTCATGGTCGGATTACCCGTCAAGATGTTCTGAATTTCCAACCTGGAGCTGTTCAAGAAGTGGCTCCAGCTGCTACAAGTGCCCCTGCTGCACCAGTGGCTGATCAACCTGCTCCAGCCGCTTGTCAATCACAAGTTTGTGGAAATGATGAAGTAGTTACTCCAAGTCCTATTCGGAAGGCTATTGCAAAACATATGGTAGAAAGCTATACGCAGATTCCGCATGCTTGGTTACGTGTAGAAGTTGATGTAACGAATATCGTTCGTCTCCGTAAAGCAGAAAAAGATAAATATAAAGCAACAGAAGGCTGTTCCTTAACTTACTTACCGTTCTTTATTAAAGCGGTAACGCAATCCCTCAAGAAACATCCAAGCTTCAATGCATCTTGGCAAGCAGATAATACAGTGGTTTACCACAAAGATATTAATATATCGATTGCGGTTGCGAATGGAGATACTTTATATGTTCCTGTTATTCATCAAGCCGATAACTTCTCGATTAGTGGGTTAGCGAAAGAAATTGCTCGCTTATCTACAGCAGTTCGCGAAGGAAAAGCAAGCGGCGCTGATATGAAGGGCGGTACCTTCACAGTGAATAATACTGGTAGCTTTGGGTCGACAGCTTCTATGGGAATTATTAATGCGCCTCAAGTAGCGATTCTACAAGTAGAAAGCATTAGAAAGCAAATGATTCCAACTAAAGATGGCGGATTTAAAGTAGCAGATATGGTGAACTTATGTTTATCCATTGATCACCGCTTATTAGATGGTTTAGCTGCAGGTCAGTTCTTATCTGATATTAAAGCTAGCTTAGCTGCTTTTGATAGCCCTACAGATATTTATTAA